In a genomic window of Ipomoea triloba cultivar NCNSP0323 chromosome 3, ASM357664v1:
- the LOC116013275 gene encoding histidine kinase 1-like isoform X1: MAYRANRTPSISSESSSTPTTPVGSLPERILHKMFGFGNLYRRNQSPTRRRIFRRDVEEEEEEFQYASTLCLSSYYSVFVVRLAIMVMLAILIGLLTLLTWHFTRVYTKRSLNTLAFGLRHELLQRPILRMWNILNSTVEIATAQVKMSEFVMRRYSKAINQEQQVEQLYEAMKDVTWALFASRKALNSLTINYRNGFVQAFHRDHRSNNTFYIYSDLSNYSISGTYDASMSSSRDGWNDQSIHGNTSAIWYREPLDPLSGVRIGKQSQIQPDELINIAGISQVPDGAASWHVAVSKYSDSPLLSAALPVWDPSNKSIVAVVGVTTALYSVGQLMKEIVEFHSGHIYLTSQEGWLLATSTNTPLLVNSTTRPELIMAIESEDPVIQAGAQCLQKEYGNKIPPGHEVHIENAKLGNQLYYIDSFFLNLRRLPMVGVIIIPRKYIMGKVDERAFKTLVILISASVCILIIGCVCIFILTNGVSKEMKLRAELISQLDARRKAEASSNYKSQFLANMSHELRTPMAAVIGLLDILICDDCLTNEQFATITQIRKCSTALLRLLNNILDLSKVESGKLVLEETEFDLSRELEGLVDMFSVQCINHNVETVLDLSDDMPKLVKGDSGRVVQIFANLLSNSLKFTSSGYIILRGWCENPNTLANSRKFSVNQKDSWSAPKVKLKPHGNHARRPSKKDNNKTVLWFEVDDTGCGIDTSKWESVFESFEQADPSTTRLHGGTGLGLCIVRTLVNKMGGEIKVVKKSGSGTLMQLCLLLNTPIDVTGQHGHLNFREQTMTVLLALNGRMGRLIMSQWLEKNGVHTCEASEWNELTQMLQRLSKTKTNSQGAGNANTSLFVIVIDIGLLDLSTNIWEEQLNFLDKYCGKAKFAWILYHDTANTIKSELRRRGHLLMVNRPLYKGKMIQILEAIVKENSLELQSAVNTTEENLHECHEIDANHSCIASPDDSDNSENGKDKAVNAFRAEERGNEHFAKASSTSQYGTLNNYFVDFTQTNLEDNTSPEDQPRQARNRSVECLGSPRPRESTVSSSNETNQQKSLAGLTILLAEDTPVLQRVATIMLEKLGAKVVVVGDGQQAVDALKLMLNSEDCRNEWSREEGSSTTTQTEGSCSMAFDLILMDCQMPKMDGYEATKAIRRSEVATGSHIPIVALTAHAMSSDQAKCLEVGMDAYLTKPIDSKLMVSTILSLTKSLQA; the protein is encoded by the exons ATGGCGTACAGAGCCAATAGAACTCCCTCTATCAGCTCTGAATCATCATCAACCCCCACCACACCCGTGGGATCACTCCCGGAAAgaattttgcataaaatgtttggTTTTGGAAACCTTTACAGACGAAACCAGTCTCCCACTAGAAGAAGAATTTTCCGCCGAgatgttgaagaagaagaagaggagttTCAATATGCAAGTACCCTTTGCTTGTCTTCATATTATAGCGTATTTGTGGTTCGTCTTGCCATCATG gTCATGCTAGCAATTTTGATTGGATTGTTAACCTTACTAACATGGCATTTTACCAGAGTTTACACGAAAAGATCACTAAACACTTTAGCATTCGGTCTTCGCCATGAACTGCTGCAGAGGCCTATACTAAGAATGTGGAACATCCTTAATTCTACTGTCGAAATAGCAACCGCTCAGGTTAAGATGTCAGAGTTTGTAATGAGGCGTTATAGCAAGGCTATAAATCAAGAACAGCAAGTTGAG CAGTTGTATGAAGCTATGAAGGATGTGACGTGGGCGCTGTTTGCCAGCAGGAAAGCTCTCAATTCGTTAACCATCAACTACAGGAATGGCTTTGTCCAGGCTTTCCATAGAGATCACAGGAGTAACAACACGTTCTACATATACTCTGATCTTTCCAATTATTCGATAAGTGGAACATATGATGCTAGTATGTCGTCATCTCGTGATGGATGGAACGACCAATCTATACATGGCAACACATCTGCTATCTGGTACAGGGAGCCCCTGGATCCTCTGTCTGGTGTCAGGATTGGGAAACAAAGCCAAATCCAACCAGATGAGTTGATCAATATTGCGGGCATTTCTCAAGTGCCTGATGGTGCAGCCTCGTGGCACGTGGCTGTCAGCAAGTACTCCGATTCGCCACTGCTTTCTGCAGCACTTCCAGTTTGGGATCCATCTAATAAAAGTATAGTTGCTGTTGTGGGAGTTACTACAGCTCTTTATAGTGTTGGCCAATTGATGAAAGAAATCGTCGAGTTCCATAGTGGACATATATATTTAACCTCACAAGAGGGCTGGTTACTTGCTACTTCCACGAATACTCCTCTCTTGGTGAACTCCACAACAAGGCCGGAGTTGATCATGGCTATTGAGTCTGAGGACCCTGTGATACAAGCTGGAGCCCAATGCTTGCAGAAAGAGTACGGGAACAAGATTCCTCCCGGTCATGAAGTCCATATAGAAAACGCAAAGCTTGGCAATCAGCTCTACTATATTGATTCATTTTTCCTGAACTTAAGGAGACTTCCTATG GTGGGAGTTATAATCATTCCAAGGAAATATATAATGGGGAAGGTTGACGAGAGGGCATTCAAAACATTGGTGATATTGATATCTGCATCTGTGTGCATCCTGATCATTGGATGCGTCTGCATATTCATATTGACAAATGGCGTTTCAAAGGAAATGAAACTAAGGGCAGAATTGATAAGTCAATTAGACGCAAGAAGGAAAGCAGAGGCATCAAGCAACTACAAAAGTCAGTTTTTAGCAAACATGAG TCATGAATTACGAACACCTATGGCTGCAGTAATTGGCTTGCTGGACATTCTTATATGTGACGATTGTCTCACAAATGAGCAATTTGCAACAATCACTCAGATACGCAAATGTTCAACTGCTTTACTTAGGCTCCTAAACAACATTTTGGATCTCAGTAAG GTAGAATCTGGAAAGTTAGTTCTGGAAGAGACAGAATTCGACTTGAGTCGAGAACTGGAAGGTCTTGTTGACATGTTCTCTGTCCAATGCATTAACCACAATGTGGAAACTGTTTTAGATCTCTCTG ATGACATGCCAAAACTAGTTAAAGGCGACTCGGGAAGAGTTGTTCAAATATTTGCGAATCTATTAAGCAATTCTCTGAAGTTCACAAGTT CTGGCTATATCATTCTCCGGGGATGGTGTGAGAACCCAAACACTCTCGCAAACAGCAGGAAGTTTTCTGTCAACCAGAAGGACTCTTGGTCTGCGCCTAAAGTGAAGTTGAAGCCACACGGAAACCATGCCAGAAGACCTTCCAAGAAAGATAACAACAAAACTGTCCTTTGGTTTGAAGTTGATGACACCGGTTGTG GAATCGATACAAGCAAATGGGAATCTGTGTTTGAAAGCTTTGAGCAAGCTGATCCCTCCACTACAAGATT GCATGGCGGCACTGGTCTTGGCCTATGCATAGTACGTACCCTG GTGAACAAAATGGGCGGTGAGATCAAGGTTGTGAAGAAAAGTGGATCGGGCACTCTGATGCAACTTTGCCTCCTACTCAACACTCCTATAGATGTCACAGGACAGCATGGACATCTGAATTTTAGAGAGCAGACAATGACT GTTCTGCTTGCACTCAATGGCAGAATGGGAAGGCTAATTATGTCCCAGTGGTTAGAGAAAAATGGAGTTCATACTTGTGAAGCGTCGGAGTGGAATGAACTGACACAAATGCTTCAGAGGCTTTCTAAAACCAAAACCAACTCGCAAGGTGCAGGCAATGCAAACACCTCGCTTTTTGTCATAGTTATTGACATTGGCCTGCTTGACTTGAGCACAAACATATGGGAAGAACAGCTAAATTTTCTTGATAAATACTGTGGGAAAGCAAAGTTTGCGTGGATTCTTTACCATGACACTGCGAATACCATCAAATCTGAGCTCCGGAGAAGAGGGCATCTGTTGATGGTAAATAGACCGCTTTACAAGGGGAAAATGATTCAGATTCTGGAAGCTATAGTAAAAGAGAACAGCCTCGAGCTGCAATCTGCAGTAAACACAACAGAAGAAAATTTGCATGAATGCCATGAAATTGATGCCAACCACTCTTGTATTGCCAGCCCAGATGATTCTGACAATTCAGAAAATGGGAAGGATAAAGCTGTGAATGCATTCCGTGCTGAAGAAAGGGGGAATGAACATTTCGCCAAAGCCTCTTCCACGTCACAATATGGAACACTCAACAACTACTTTGTTGACTTCACTCAAACAAATTTGGAAGACAATACATCACCTGAGGATCAACCAAGGCAGGCAAGGAATAGGTCGGTAGAATGCTTGGGTAGCCCTCGTCCCAGAGAAAGTACTGTCAGCTCTAGTAATgaaacaaaccaacaaaaatcTCTGGCGGGGCTGACAATACTACTCGCTGAAGATACACCCGTACTTCAGAGAGTTGCAACGATAATGCTGGAAAAACTGGGAGCAAAGGTTGTAGTTGTAGGTGACGGGCAGCAGGCTGTGGATGCTCTCAAGCTCATGCTTAACTCAGAAGACTGCAGAAACGAGTGGTCAAGGGAAGAAGGCAGCTCAACAACTACCCAAACCGAAGGATCTTGTTCCATGGCTTTCGACTTGATCTTGATGGATTGCCAA ATGCCAAAGATGGATGGCTATGAAGCAACAAAAGCGATCAGAAGATCTGAAGTAGCAACTGGTTCACACATACCAATTGTGGCATTGACAGCTCATGCAATGTCTTCAGATCAAGCAAAATGCCTGGAGGTGGGAATGGATGCTTATTTAACAAAGCCCATCGACAGCAAGCTGATGGTCTCCACAATCCTCTCATTAACGAAGAGCCTACAAGCTTGA
- the LOC116013275 gene encoding histidine kinase 1-like isoform X2: protein MAYRANRTPSISSESSSTPTTPVGSLPERILHKMFGFGNLYRRNQSPTRRRIFRRDVEEEEEEFQYASTLCLSSYYSVFVVRLAIMVMLAILIGLLTLLTWHFTRVYTKRSLNTLAFGLRHELLQRPILRMWNILNSTVEIATAQVKMSEFVMRRYSKAINQEQQVELYEAMKDVTWALFASRKALNSLTINYRNGFVQAFHRDHRSNNTFYIYSDLSNYSISGTYDASMSSSRDGWNDQSIHGNTSAIWYREPLDPLSGVRIGKQSQIQPDELINIAGISQVPDGAASWHVAVSKYSDSPLLSAALPVWDPSNKSIVAVVGVTTALYSVGQLMKEIVEFHSGHIYLTSQEGWLLATSTNTPLLVNSTTRPELIMAIESEDPVIQAGAQCLQKEYGNKIPPGHEVHIENAKLGNQLYYIDSFFLNLRRLPMVGVIIIPRKYIMGKVDERAFKTLVILISASVCILIIGCVCIFILTNGVSKEMKLRAELISQLDARRKAEASSNYKSQFLANMSHELRTPMAAVIGLLDILICDDCLTNEQFATITQIRKCSTALLRLLNNILDLSKVESGKLVLEETEFDLSRELEGLVDMFSVQCINHNVETVLDLSDDMPKLVKGDSGRVVQIFANLLSNSLKFTSSGYIILRGWCENPNTLANSRKFSVNQKDSWSAPKVKLKPHGNHARRPSKKDNNKTVLWFEVDDTGCGIDTSKWESVFESFEQADPSTTRLHGGTGLGLCIVRTLVNKMGGEIKVVKKSGSGTLMQLCLLLNTPIDVTGQHGHLNFREQTMTVLLALNGRMGRLIMSQWLEKNGVHTCEASEWNELTQMLQRLSKTKTNSQGAGNANTSLFVIVIDIGLLDLSTNIWEEQLNFLDKYCGKAKFAWILYHDTANTIKSELRRRGHLLMVNRPLYKGKMIQILEAIVKENSLELQSAVNTTEENLHECHEIDANHSCIASPDDSDNSENGKDKAVNAFRAEERGNEHFAKASSTSQYGTLNNYFVDFTQTNLEDNTSPEDQPRQARNRSVECLGSPRPRESTVSSSNETNQQKSLAGLTILLAEDTPVLQRVATIMLEKLGAKVVVVGDGQQAVDALKLMLNSEDCRNEWSREEGSSTTTQTEGSCSMAFDLILMDCQMPKMDGYEATKAIRRSEVATGSHIPIVALTAHAMSSDQAKCLEVGMDAYLTKPIDSKLMVSTILSLTKSLQA, encoded by the exons ATGGCGTACAGAGCCAATAGAACTCCCTCTATCAGCTCTGAATCATCATCAACCCCCACCACACCCGTGGGATCACTCCCGGAAAgaattttgcataaaatgtttggTTTTGGAAACCTTTACAGACGAAACCAGTCTCCCACTAGAAGAAGAATTTTCCGCCGAgatgttgaagaagaagaagaggagttTCAATATGCAAGTACCCTTTGCTTGTCTTCATATTATAGCGTATTTGTGGTTCGTCTTGCCATCATG gTCATGCTAGCAATTTTGATTGGATTGTTAACCTTACTAACATGGCATTTTACCAGAGTTTACACGAAAAGATCACTAAACACTTTAGCATTCGGTCTTCGCCATGAACTGCTGCAGAGGCCTATACTAAGAATGTGGAACATCCTTAATTCTACTGTCGAAATAGCAACCGCTCAGGTTAAGATGTCAGAGTTTGTAATGAGGCGTTATAGCAAGGCTATAAATCAAGAACAGCAAGTTGAG TTGTATGAAGCTATGAAGGATGTGACGTGGGCGCTGTTTGCCAGCAGGAAAGCTCTCAATTCGTTAACCATCAACTACAGGAATGGCTTTGTCCAGGCTTTCCATAGAGATCACAGGAGTAACAACACGTTCTACATATACTCTGATCTTTCCAATTATTCGATAAGTGGAACATATGATGCTAGTATGTCGTCATCTCGTGATGGATGGAACGACCAATCTATACATGGCAACACATCTGCTATCTGGTACAGGGAGCCCCTGGATCCTCTGTCTGGTGTCAGGATTGGGAAACAAAGCCAAATCCAACCAGATGAGTTGATCAATATTGCGGGCATTTCTCAAGTGCCTGATGGTGCAGCCTCGTGGCACGTGGCTGTCAGCAAGTACTCCGATTCGCCACTGCTTTCTGCAGCACTTCCAGTTTGGGATCCATCTAATAAAAGTATAGTTGCTGTTGTGGGAGTTACTACAGCTCTTTATAGTGTTGGCCAATTGATGAAAGAAATCGTCGAGTTCCATAGTGGACATATATATTTAACCTCACAAGAGGGCTGGTTACTTGCTACTTCCACGAATACTCCTCTCTTGGTGAACTCCACAACAAGGCCGGAGTTGATCATGGCTATTGAGTCTGAGGACCCTGTGATACAAGCTGGAGCCCAATGCTTGCAGAAAGAGTACGGGAACAAGATTCCTCCCGGTCATGAAGTCCATATAGAAAACGCAAAGCTTGGCAATCAGCTCTACTATATTGATTCATTTTTCCTGAACTTAAGGAGACTTCCTATG GTGGGAGTTATAATCATTCCAAGGAAATATATAATGGGGAAGGTTGACGAGAGGGCATTCAAAACATTGGTGATATTGATATCTGCATCTGTGTGCATCCTGATCATTGGATGCGTCTGCATATTCATATTGACAAATGGCGTTTCAAAGGAAATGAAACTAAGGGCAGAATTGATAAGTCAATTAGACGCAAGAAGGAAAGCAGAGGCATCAAGCAACTACAAAAGTCAGTTTTTAGCAAACATGAG TCATGAATTACGAACACCTATGGCTGCAGTAATTGGCTTGCTGGACATTCTTATATGTGACGATTGTCTCACAAATGAGCAATTTGCAACAATCACTCAGATACGCAAATGTTCAACTGCTTTACTTAGGCTCCTAAACAACATTTTGGATCTCAGTAAG GTAGAATCTGGAAAGTTAGTTCTGGAAGAGACAGAATTCGACTTGAGTCGAGAACTGGAAGGTCTTGTTGACATGTTCTCTGTCCAATGCATTAACCACAATGTGGAAACTGTTTTAGATCTCTCTG ATGACATGCCAAAACTAGTTAAAGGCGACTCGGGAAGAGTTGTTCAAATATTTGCGAATCTATTAAGCAATTCTCTGAAGTTCACAAGTT CTGGCTATATCATTCTCCGGGGATGGTGTGAGAACCCAAACACTCTCGCAAACAGCAGGAAGTTTTCTGTCAACCAGAAGGACTCTTGGTCTGCGCCTAAAGTGAAGTTGAAGCCACACGGAAACCATGCCAGAAGACCTTCCAAGAAAGATAACAACAAAACTGTCCTTTGGTTTGAAGTTGATGACACCGGTTGTG GAATCGATACAAGCAAATGGGAATCTGTGTTTGAAAGCTTTGAGCAAGCTGATCCCTCCACTACAAGATT GCATGGCGGCACTGGTCTTGGCCTATGCATAGTACGTACCCTG GTGAACAAAATGGGCGGTGAGATCAAGGTTGTGAAGAAAAGTGGATCGGGCACTCTGATGCAACTTTGCCTCCTACTCAACACTCCTATAGATGTCACAGGACAGCATGGACATCTGAATTTTAGAGAGCAGACAATGACT GTTCTGCTTGCACTCAATGGCAGAATGGGAAGGCTAATTATGTCCCAGTGGTTAGAGAAAAATGGAGTTCATACTTGTGAAGCGTCGGAGTGGAATGAACTGACACAAATGCTTCAGAGGCTTTCTAAAACCAAAACCAACTCGCAAGGTGCAGGCAATGCAAACACCTCGCTTTTTGTCATAGTTATTGACATTGGCCTGCTTGACTTGAGCACAAACATATGGGAAGAACAGCTAAATTTTCTTGATAAATACTGTGGGAAAGCAAAGTTTGCGTGGATTCTTTACCATGACACTGCGAATACCATCAAATCTGAGCTCCGGAGAAGAGGGCATCTGTTGATGGTAAATAGACCGCTTTACAAGGGGAAAATGATTCAGATTCTGGAAGCTATAGTAAAAGAGAACAGCCTCGAGCTGCAATCTGCAGTAAACACAACAGAAGAAAATTTGCATGAATGCCATGAAATTGATGCCAACCACTCTTGTATTGCCAGCCCAGATGATTCTGACAATTCAGAAAATGGGAAGGATAAAGCTGTGAATGCATTCCGTGCTGAAGAAAGGGGGAATGAACATTTCGCCAAAGCCTCTTCCACGTCACAATATGGAACACTCAACAACTACTTTGTTGACTTCACTCAAACAAATTTGGAAGACAATACATCACCTGAGGATCAACCAAGGCAGGCAAGGAATAGGTCGGTAGAATGCTTGGGTAGCCCTCGTCCCAGAGAAAGTACTGTCAGCTCTAGTAATgaaacaaaccaacaaaaatcTCTGGCGGGGCTGACAATACTACTCGCTGAAGATACACCCGTACTTCAGAGAGTTGCAACGATAATGCTGGAAAAACTGGGAGCAAAGGTTGTAGTTGTAGGTGACGGGCAGCAGGCTGTGGATGCTCTCAAGCTCATGCTTAACTCAGAAGACTGCAGAAACGAGTGGTCAAGGGAAGAAGGCAGCTCAACAACTACCCAAACCGAAGGATCTTGTTCCATGGCTTTCGACTTGATCTTGATGGATTGCCAA ATGCCAAAGATGGATGGCTATGAAGCAACAAAAGCGATCAGAAGATCTGAAGTAGCAACTGGTTCACACATACCAATTGTGGCATTGACAGCTCATGCAATGTCTTCAGATCAAGCAAAATGCCTGGAGGTGGGAATGGATGCTTATTTAACAAAGCCCATCGACAGCAAGCTGATGGTCTCCACAATCCTCTCATTAACGAAGAGCCTACAAGCTTGA